The following coding sequences are from one Desulfosporosinus orientis DSM 765 window:
- a CDS encoding trimethylamine--corrinoid methyltransferase, whose protein sequence is MSKPILTTLSPEEIEKVKTASLALLERTGVNIDHAYAREVLQRAGAKVDGARVFFPPKLVMEAIAKAPRQFTIYARNPNCNITIGQEEPVFAPGYGAPYVTLASGERRKATFVDFVNIAKLSGSSSNMGVSGGVLVEPSDIPEKNRHNAMLYACIVNSDKPFMGSATGEEHAKDSLKMAGMIMDSDQGIPKQPVMISLINTITPLMLDERMVGALIAYAEAGQPVIIASLGMAGATAPTTLAGTLALQNAEVLAGITLAQTIREGTPVVYGSASSITEMRNGSLSIGAPEGAWIIAAAVQIAHSYGLPCRAGGCVTDSKTLDPQAAYESMMNLQVAGMAGVDFVLHAAGILESYMSFSMEKFIIDDEICSMVRRFLRGTKFEAEDLAVQLVNEVGPGGQFLTADHTYQNFRKEFWTPALSNRETYDQWKMNGLVSMLTQAEQRVHEIIENYEIPYLEKSVEQKLKEMAGI, encoded by the coding sequence ATGTCTAAACCAATTCTTACAACCCTGTCCCCGGAAGAAATTGAAAAGGTTAAAACAGCCAGTCTTGCACTCCTGGAACGAACGGGAGTTAATATTGATCATGCTTATGCCCGGGAGGTTTTACAAAGGGCGGGAGCAAAAGTTGACGGAGCACGTGTTTTTTTTCCGCCTAAACTGGTTATGGAGGCAATAGCTAAAGCTCCTCGTCAGTTTACCATTTATGCCAGAAATCCCAACTGTAACATAACCATTGGTCAAGAAGAACCTGTCTTTGCTCCGGGTTACGGAGCACCCTATGTCACTTTAGCCTCGGGCGAAAGACGGAAAGCGACCTTTGTTGATTTTGTCAATATTGCTAAACTTTCCGGCTCAAGTTCTAATATGGGGGTCTCTGGAGGGGTGCTGGTTGAACCCAGTGATATACCGGAGAAAAACAGGCACAATGCCATGTTGTATGCTTGTATAGTTAACTCGGATAAACCCTTTATGGGCAGTGCAACCGGCGAAGAGCATGCCAAGGATTCCTTGAAAATGGCAGGCATGATTATGGACAGTGATCAGGGAATTCCCAAACAGCCTGTCATGATAAGTTTAATCAATACAATCACCCCGTTGATGCTGGATGAAAGGATGGTTGGGGCCTTGATAGCCTATGCTGAAGCAGGACAGCCGGTGATCATTGCCTCGTTAGGAATGGCCGGGGCTACTGCACCTACTACTTTGGCCGGGACTTTGGCTCTGCAAAATGCTGAAGTACTGGCGGGAATTACCCTGGCCCAAACCATTCGCGAGGGGACTCCTGTGGTTTATGGTTCAGCATCCTCCATTACCGAGATGCGGAACGGATCATTAAGCATTGGTGCGCCGGAAGGAGCCTGGATTATTGCAGCAGCTGTACAAATTGCTCACTCCTATGGATTGCCCTGCAGAGCAGGAGGGTGTGTGACAGACAGTAAGACTTTAGATCCTCAGGCTGCTTATGAAAGCATGATGAATCTCCAGGTCGCCGGAATGGCAGGGGTGGACTTTGTTCTGCATGCGGCAGGAATTTTAGAGTCCTATATGTCTTTCTCTATGGAAAAGTTTATTATAGATGATGAAATTTGCAGTATGGTCAGGCGCTTCCTGAGAGGAACAAAATTTGAAGCTGAAGATTTAGCCGTTCAACTGGTTAATGAAGTGGGTCCGGGAGGACAATTCTTAACGGCGGATCATACTTATCAGAATTTCCGCAAAGAGTTTTGGACACCGGCCTTATCAAACCGGGAAACCTATGATCAATGGAAAATGAATGGTCTCGTGTCCATGCTTACCCAGGCTGAACAGCGCGTCCATGAAATTATTGAAAATTACGAGATACCCTACTTAGAAAAATCTGTGGAACAAAAACTGAAAGAAATGGCTGGAATTTAA
- a CDS encoding BCCT family transporter: MDFLKKLDKKVFYPSALICLVFIAWMAAMPEAAGNAINAALTFINTTFGWLYLTLVSIFVLVCFILAFSKYGKIKLGKDDDEPEYSTFSWFAMLFSAAMGIGLIFWSIAEPMSYFVAPPVGEPNTAATAQWSLRQTIFHWGLHPWSIYAITGMALAYAGFRKDLPARISSIFEPVLGRNNLNGGLAKAIDVFAVIASIAGVATSLGFGAMQINGGLNYLIGITVENSVTVVIIAVVTCLFIISAVTGIKRGILWLSNINMSLMGILMVFMLVAGPTLYILNSIVSATGDYLQNIAWLSFYADPNGVYAKQAGYDWVGGWTVFYWAWWISWGPFVGGFIARISKGRTVREFVLGVLIAPVLLSILWLGIFGSTAIHIDLFGAGGIGEAVSKDMTSALFITLSNLPGGHVFAIVATALIATFFITSADSATFCIGMYSSGGDLEPDTGLKVFWGVIEGAVTAALVASGGIAALKASSILSAFPFMLIICGIIYCMFKSFNGEFAPPKKSAKGAAMADREAARG, translated from the coding sequence GTGGATTTCTTAAAAAAATTAGACAAGAAAGTATTTTATCCTTCTGCTTTAATCTGTTTAGTTTTTATCGCCTGGATGGCTGCCATGCCGGAAGCTGCGGGAAATGCCATTAACGCAGCTTTGACCTTTATTAATACTACCTTTGGCTGGTTATACCTAACCCTGGTAAGTATCTTTGTCCTTGTCTGCTTTATCCTTGCTTTTAGTAAATATGGAAAAATCAAATTAGGCAAAGACGATGATGAACCTGAATATTCCACTTTTAGCTGGTTTGCGATGCTTTTCAGTGCCGCCATGGGGATTGGCTTGATTTTCTGGAGCATTGCCGAGCCCATGTCCTATTTTGTTGCTCCTCCAGTAGGGGAACCGAATACAGCTGCAACTGCTCAATGGTCCTTAAGACAAACTATTTTTCACTGGGGACTGCATCCCTGGTCCATCTACGCCATAACCGGTATGGCCCTGGCTTATGCAGGATTCAGAAAAGACCTGCCGGCTAGAATCAGTTCTATTTTTGAACCAGTCTTAGGAAGAAATAATTTAAATGGCGGGTTGGCTAAAGCCATTGACGTCTTCGCGGTCATAGCTTCTATCGCCGGTGTAGCAACATCCTTGGGTTTTGGCGCTATGCAAATTAACGGGGGTTTAAATTATTTGATCGGGATCACTGTTGAAAATAGCGTAACTGTTGTGATTATTGCTGTTGTTACCTGCTTGTTCATAATTTCGGCAGTAACTGGAATTAAAAGAGGGATTCTCTGGTTGAGCAATATTAACATGTCCCTCATGGGAATTCTGATGGTGTTCATGCTAGTTGCCGGTCCTACCTTGTATATTTTAAATTCTATTGTATCAGCAACAGGTGATTACCTGCAAAATATTGCCTGGTTAAGCTTTTATGCCGATCCTAATGGAGTATATGCCAAGCAGGCCGGTTACGATTGGGTAGGAGGCTGGACGGTATTCTACTGGGCCTGGTGGATATCCTGGGGTCCATTTGTCGGTGGATTTATTGCCAGAATTTCCAAGGGTCGTACTGTCAGAGAATTCGTTCTTGGTGTATTAATTGCCCCGGTACTGTTAAGTATTCTCTGGCTGGGTATTTTTGGTTCAACGGCGATTCATATTGATCTCTTTGGAGCTGGGGGAATTGGCGAAGCAGTCAGCAAAGATATGACCAGTGCTTTGTTTATTACCTTAAGCAATCTCCCCGGCGGCCATGTCTTTGCCATTGTGGCAACAGCCTTAATTGCTACCTTCTTTATTACCTCGGCTGACTCAGCTACCTTCTGTATTGGCATGTATTCTTCCGGTGGCGATCTTGAACCGGATACCGGATTAAAAGTGTTCTGGGGGGTTATTGAAGGAGCAGTGACAGCTGCGCTGGTAGCATCCGGCGGGATTGCCGCCTTGAAGGCATCATCAATTTTGTCGGCATTTCCTTTTATGCTGATCATTTGCGGGATTATCTACTGTATGTTTAAGTCCTTTAATGGAGAATTTGCCCCTCCTAAAAAATCGGCCAAAGGTGCTGCTATGGCAGATAGGGAAGCGGCAAGAGGATAA